In Oncorhynchus gorbuscha isolate QuinsamMale2020 ecotype Even-year linkage group LG02, OgorEven_v1.0, whole genome shotgun sequence, a single genomic region encodes these proteins:
- the LOC124006920 gene encoding gamma-aminobutyric acid receptor subunit rho-3-like yields MNLVLLAFRLMCLAWLWPVTLHNGSHQPNKRRHKDVYLGENSKNQHGGRIDFKMKKSDSTKSLLIKSEQLLRIEDHDFAMRPGFGGAAIPVGIDVQVESIDSISEVNMDFTMTLYLRHYWQDDRLAFPSSSKKSRTFDARLVKKIWVPDVFFVHSKRSFIHDTTMENIMLRVYPDGNILYSVRITVTALCAMDFSSFPLDTQKCSLELESYAYNENDLMLYWKNGNDSLRTDEIVLSQFFIEEFHPSYGLAFYSSTGWYNRLYINFILRRHIFFFMLQTYFPTMLMVMLSWVSFWIDRRAVPARVSLGITTVLTMSTIITGVSASMPQVSYVKAVDIYLWASFLFVFLSVIEYAAVNYFTTVEEMKKLKGGKIPADFNATQTMAFDGCYHDNDIDLTPFPELPSTPNTERSRTATSRNSAAEPPPTEGTRLRRKKSIKHNLSFIMSNSYMIDSYSRVIFPMTYLMFNIIYWSMYS; encoded by the exons ATGAACCTGGTGCTCCTGGCCTTCAGGCTGATGTGCCTGGCCTGGCTGTGGCCTGTCACTCTGCACAACGGCAGCCACCAACCCAACAAGAGGAGGCATAAGGACGTGTACCTTGGGGAGAACAGCAAGAACCAACACGGAGG ACGAATAGACTTTAAGATGAAAAAGTCTGACAGCACCAAGTCCCTGCTAATTAAATCTGAACAGCTGCTCCGTATCGAGGACCATGACTTTGCAATGCGGCCTGGCTTTGGAG GGGCAGCTATTCCTGTGGGCATCGACGTGCAGGTGGAAAGCATTGACAGTATATCTGAAGTCAACATG GACTTCACCATGACTCTGTACCTGAGACACTACTGGCAGGACGACCGGCTGGCCTTTCCTTCCAGCAGCAAAAAGAGCCGGACATTTGACGCTCGGCTGGTGAAGAAGATCTGGGTGCCGGACGTGTTCTTTGTCCACTCCAAACGTTCCTTCATCCATGACACGACCATGGAGAACATCATGCTGAGGGTGTACCCTGACGGCAACATTCTCTACAGTGTCAG GATCACTGTGACTGCTCTTTGCGCCATGGACTTCAGTAGTTTTCCTTTGGACACACAGAAATGCTCTCTGGAACTGGAGAGCT ATGCGTACAATGAGAACGACCTCATGCTCTACTGGAAGAACGGGAACGATTCATTAAGGACTGATGAGATCGTTCTCTCGCAGTTTTTTATTGAAGAATTCCACCCTTCCTACGGGCTTGCCTTCTACAGCAGCACGG gttGGTATAACAGGCTCTACATAAACTTCATCCTCCGAAGGCACATCTTCTTCTTCATGCTGCAGACCTATTTCCCCACCATGCTGATGGTGATGCTCTCCTGGGTGTCCTTCTGGATTGACAGGAGGGCTGTGCCTGCCAGAGTGTCACTGG GTATCACAACAGTTCTGACCATGTCCACCATCATCACAGGCGTGTCAGCCTCCATGCCTCAGGTGTCTTATGTAAAAGCTGTGGACATCTACCTGTGGGCCAGCTTTCTGTTCGTCTTCCTGTCCGTCATTGAGTACGCCGCTGTCAACTACTTCACCACTGTGGAGGAGATGAAGAAGCTCAAGGGGGGAAAG aTCCCTGCAGATTTCAATGCCACTCAAACTATGGCTTTTGACGGATGTTACCATGACAATGACATTGACCTGACACCCTTCCCAGAGCTCCCCAGCACCCCCAACACAGAGCGGAGTCGGACGGCCACGTCGAGGAACTCTGCTGCAGAGCCCCCACCCACAGAGGGCACCAGGCTACGACGCAAAAAATCCATCAAACACAACCTCAGCTTCATCATGAGTAACAGCTACATGATTGACTCCTACTCCAGAGTCATCTTCCCCATGACCTACCTGATGTTCAACATCATCTACTGGAGCATGTACTCATGA